One Aulosira sp. FACHB-615 genomic window carries:
- a CDS encoding TIGR04168 family protein translates to MTSQKKPSQTLKIAVVGDIHDQWEVDDAIALKHLSVDLVLFVGDFGNESVEVVRAIASLDIPKAAVMGNHDAWYTATEWGRKKCPYDRTKEDWVQEQLDLLDTAHVGYSQLDFPQWNLTVVGGRPFTWGGPEWRFADICKERYGVTNFEESAAKILAAVKSAAGDAIIFLGHNGPSGLGDRPDDPCGKDWHPIGGDFGDPDFAAAISQTITIGKTIPLVTFGHMHHNLRHTKKELRKSVFQSPEGTIYLNAASVPRIIEHEGHKQRNFSIVHLQAGVVTKAALVWVGQDFQVISEEILYPASPSES, encoded by the coding sequence ATGACCAGTCAGAAAAAACCATCACAAACTCTCAAAATTGCTGTAGTTGGAGATATTCACGACCAATGGGAAGTGGATGATGCCATTGCACTCAAGCATTTGAGTGTGGATTTAGTGCTATTTGTGGGAGATTTTGGCAATGAATCAGTGGAAGTGGTGAGGGCGATCGCATCCCTGGATATCCCCAAAGCAGCAGTTATGGGCAACCACGATGCTTGGTATACGGCTACAGAATGGGGACGGAAAAAATGTCCCTACGATCGCACAAAAGAAGACTGGGTGCAAGAACAACTAGATTTACTGGATACAGCCCATGTCGGTTACAGCCAATTAGATTTTCCCCAATGGAATTTAACCGTTGTTGGTGGTCGTCCTTTTACTTGGGGAGGCCCAGAATGGAGATTTGCCGATATCTGCAAAGAACGTTACGGTGTGACAAATTTTGAAGAATCAGCAGCTAAAATTCTAGCGGCGGTTAAAAGTGCGGCTGGTGATGCAATTATTTTTTTGGGTCACAACGGGCCGAGTGGATTAGGCGATCGCCCCGATGACCCTTGTGGTAAAGATTGGCATCCCATCGGCGGCGACTTTGGCGATCCCGACTTTGCAGCAGCTATTTCTCAGACTATCACCATTGGTAAAACCATTCCCCTCGTTACCTTTGGACACATGCACCACAATCTGCGTCACACCAAAAAAGAACTACGTAAATCAGTGTTTCAAAGTCCAGAAGGCACAATTTACTTAAATGCCGCCAGCGTCCCCAGAATTATCGAACATGAAGGACACAAGCAGCGTAATTTCTCAATTGTCCACTTACAAGCAGGAGTAGTCACAAAAGCGGCTTTAGTTTGGGTGGGACAAGATTTTCAGGTAATCTCAGAGGAAATTTTATATCCTGCTTCACCCAGTGAATCGTAG
- a CDS encoding polyprenyl synthetase family protein, translated as MISKLAINLVEILAQIRQKIISLVEDEWQELGKVVDEILDDPLNPTAIIPIATGISIGAKIDDLIAVAASVTLISLSFRIVDDCIDMDAPDGLYQSLGVGRAINYAMALNAVATREFINFKLPSDNLEGLLQDYFYSFLQVCQGQDKDISQTINSLDEYREIVNLKTVKAYQFATAIASYLSACDADIIALCVQCGTHLGWMTQILDDIESLWFPVTENIREIEKKTFPVLLGLTLEHPNAQKLASLFHKQEYNRIKICELLDEMEVRTRLMNIALDHRDQAIKSLAKLPNPEGSNILQLWLDWYLRNGELLLQPVVRN; from the coding sequence ATGATTAGTAAACTTGCAATTAATCTAGTTGAAATACTAGCTCAAATCCGTCAAAAAATTATTAGCCTTGTCGAAGATGAATGGCAGGAATTAGGGAAAGTGGTAGACGAGATACTTGATGATCCACTTAATCCCACAGCCATTATACCGATCGCCACTGGGATATCCATAGGCGCAAAAATTGATGATCTGATTGCTGTAGCTGCATCAGTAACACTGATCAGTCTATCTTTCCGAATTGTTGATGATTGTATTGATATGGATGCACCAGATGGACTTTACCAATCTTTGGGAGTTGGTCGGGCAATTAATTATGCAATGGCTTTGAATGCTGTTGCAACCCGTGAGTTCATAAATTTTAAACTTCCTTCAGATAACTTAGAAGGACTCTTGCAGGACTATTTCTATTCATTCTTGCAAGTATGCCAAGGACAAGATAAAGATATCAGTCAGACTATTAATTCTTTAGATGAATATCGAGAAATAGTCAACCTGAAGACCGTTAAAGCATATCAATTTGCCACTGCGATCGCTAGTTATCTGTCTGCTTGTGATGCAGACATTATCGCCTTATGTGTTCAATGCGGCACTCATTTAGGTTGGATGACGCAAATTCTTGATGATATTGAATCCCTGTGGTTTCCAGTTACAGAAAATATCCGTGAAATAGAAAAGAAAACTTTTCCTGTCTTATTAGGTTTGACTCTAGAACATCCTAATGCACAAAAATTAGCCAGCTTATTTCACAAGCAAGAATATAACAGAATCAAGATTTGTGAATTATTAGATGAAATGGAAGTTCGCACTCGACTAATGAATATAGCCCTTGATCATCGAGATCAGGCAATCAAATCTCTGGCTAAGTTGCCTAACCCAGAAGGAAGCAATATTTTACAGCTTTGGCTGGATTGGTATTTACGTAATGGCGAACTTCTATTACAACCTGTGGTGCGAAATTAG
- a CDS encoding iron uptake porin has product MSHLLWKTLVLSPVCLGVAILCSSKVVAAEIETNSPTPQQQLISQATTEASPVLEQVNQYSQEGKNQNSLSQVTSVSQFSDVQPTDWAFQALQSLVERYGCIAGYPNGTYRGNRALTRYEFAAGLNACLDRVNELIATATADLVTKEDLATLQRLQEEFSAELATLRGRVDALEARTAELEANQFSTTTKLVGEAVFAVTDSFGDNDNNNTVFQDRVRLDFQTSFTGKDILHTRIATGNASVLPLANDTFEGTQTFNVFLGSGNSAFIDWLAYYFPVGNSQVYVAATGGIHSDYVPTVNPYFEDFDGGNGALSTFAGESPIYRIGGGAGAALNLAFGGGGTFKPSLTLGYLASEGNNPNSGSGLFAGNYAALAQLNLNVGDRLTLAATYVNGYHGAGSALFDFGSVTTGVVGTRQANFVDSGNPYVSNSYGFEAAFRPSDKLSISGFALYSQVRGFGANDDGEVWSYGLGVALPDFGKKGNVLGIFGGAQPYLGSNTNSNPFHIEGFYKYRVSDNISITPGVIWLTNPGQTANADDAIIGTLRTTFTF; this is encoded by the coding sequence ATGTCTCATTTATTGTGGAAAACACTGGTATTATCTCCAGTCTGTTTAGGCGTAGCTATTTTATGTTCATCCAAGGTAGTAGCGGCTGAAATTGAAACCAACTCACCCACACCTCAACAGCAGTTGATTTCTCAAGCCACAACTGAAGCCAGTCCAGTTTTAGAACAAGTCAACCAATACAGCCAAGAAGGTAAAAACCAAAATTCCCTATCTCAAGTCACATCAGTTTCGCAATTTTCTGACGTACAGCCCACAGATTGGGCATTTCAAGCATTGCAATCTTTAGTTGAACGCTACGGATGTATTGCAGGTTATCCTAACGGTACTTATCGCGGTAATCGTGCTTTGACACGTTATGAATTTGCCGCAGGTTTAAACGCTTGTTTAGATAGAGTTAATGAACTGATTGCAACAGCAACCGCCGACTTAGTAACAAAAGAAGACTTAGCCACACTCCAGCGTTTGCAAGAAGAATTTTCCGCAGAACTGGCAACCTTACGCGGTAGAGTAGACGCACTAGAAGCACGCACCGCCGAGTTAGAAGCGAATCAATTTTCCACCACTACCAAACTCGTTGGTGAAGCTGTCTTTGCTGTCACCGATAGCTTTGGCGACAACGACAACAACAACACCGTCTTTCAAGATAGGGTGCGTCTGGACTTCCAAACCAGCTTCACAGGTAAAGATATCCTACATACTCGGATTGCCACTGGTAACGCCAGTGTTTTACCTTTAGCAAACGACACTTTTGAGGGAACACAAACATTTAACGTGTTCCTTGGTAGTGGCAATAGTGCGTTTATCGATTGGTTAGCATATTACTTCCCTGTGGGTAACTCGCAAGTTTATGTTGCAGCTACTGGCGGTATTCATAGCGATTACGTTCCTACCGTCAACCCCTACTTTGAAGATTTTGACGGTGGTAATGGTGCTTTATCTACCTTTGCTGGCGAAAGTCCAATTTATCGTATCGGTGGCGGTGCAGGTGCGGCGCTGAACTTAGCCTTTGGTGGTGGCGGTACTTTTAAACCTTCATTAACCTTGGGTTACTTAGCTTCCGAAGGAAATAACCCCAATTCTGGTTCCGGTTTATTTGCTGGTAACTATGCAGCTTTAGCACAATTAAACTTGAATGTTGGCGATCGCCTTACCTTAGCTGCCACCTACGTTAACGGGTATCATGGTGCAGGTAGCGCCTTATTCGATTTTGGTTCAGTAACCACTGGTGTTGTTGGTACTCGACAAGCTAACTTTGTCGATAGTGGTAATCCCTACGTCAGTAACTCCTATGGTTTTGAAGCAGCTTTCAGACCTAGCGATAAACTATCCATTAGTGGTTTTGCCCTCTATAGCCAAGTTAGAGGCTTTGGCGCTAATGATGATGGCGAAGTTTGGAGTTATGGACTAGGGGTAGCTTTGCCTGATTTCGGTAAAAAAGGCAACGTTTTAGGCATTTTTGGCGGCGCTCAACCCTATCTTGGTAGTAACACTAACAGCAATCCTTTCCACATCGAAGGCTTTTATAAATACCGCGTCAGCGACAACATTTCCATTACCCCTGGTGTAATTTGGTTAACCAATCCTGGTCAAACTGCTAATGCTGATGATGCAATCATCGGTACTTTGAGAACCACCTTTACTTTCTAG
- a CDS encoding glycosyltransferase family 39 protein, with protein MVFAIYSYSIFTEKLYLGSFVDKGARFLIAMQYAQEPSKALELSSWVAIWPPIPFIIQSFILRLVLFLGVSDISLGIKAIELTSVTLVLIGFFFISRAVALQTNDSTGVLACLMCLCTPLLLDLAHTPMSEGYSFFFVAIAIYSVLNYLESNKKISYVIAIFCFVLAYFCRTESLFFSLIAGAFLIAHKRWKPALLLVSITIAVALAQILGANFLIQGNKIYDRDIWGEPPLERLRQAQQMLLVLLRYNKKLVFLSLIWIIPLVYFQFSQGAKANNTIITAPRNIQPNLIYTLRRFRNWLVNDAIAIWTILFLFSLAFPVILIIRGGLTYQPRFMFWANIFMIVILALIIARTNYIISSIRNRKLGKQLVIVSLTLVTVFSLSSGFSYASASVKIQKMPSDVKDVVHFISEHQVSNTRIAFDFLRWEEYSLAAYLLDPKIKTVATQFSLRWTVFPREIDPEVTSLLSEKFDIPAPENTPEGQVAIVHAYIHAKHPGYFVIASNSLYEKLKQKYKNQEIVNGAGTINRLRKYLTPKDTANSIFDFQSPYILPDKKIILTKVYENDSFIVLKNVRIQEPEVRIQNVGI; from the coding sequence GTGGTTTTTGCTATTTACAGCTATTCAATTTTCACCGAAAAATTATATTTAGGAAGCTTTGTAGATAAAGGAGCGCGTTTCTTAATTGCTATGCAATATGCTCAAGAACCAAGCAAAGCTTTAGAGCTAAGTTCTTGGGTAGCAATTTGGCCGCCTATTCCTTTTATTATACAGTCTTTTATTCTGCGCTTGGTGCTGTTTCTGGGAGTGTCTGATATTAGTTTAGGTATTAAAGCCATTGAGTTGACTAGTGTTACTCTTGTTTTAATAGGTTTCTTTTTTATTAGTCGTGCTGTTGCTCTACAAACTAATGATAGCACTGGTGTTTTAGCTTGTTTAATGTGTTTATGCACGCCTTTACTATTGGATTTGGCACATACTCCAATGTCGGAAGGATATAGCTTTTTCTTTGTTGCAATAGCTATCTACAGTGTATTGAATTATCTGGAATCAAATAAAAAAATCAGTTATGTAATTGCAATATTCTGCTTTGTTTTAGCTTATTTTTGTCGGACAGAAAGTTTATTTTTTTCTTTGATTGCTGGAGCTTTTCTGATCGCACATAAACGCTGGAAGCCAGCACTATTGCTAGTAAGTATCACAATAGCAGTAGCATTAGCTCAAATATTAGGGGCTAATTTTTTGATCCAAGGTAACAAAATTTATGATAGGGACATCTGGGGAGAACCGCCATTAGAAAGGTTAAGACAAGCACAACAAATGCTGCTGGTATTGTTGAGATATAATAAAAAGCTGGTTTTTCTGTCGTTAATATGGATTATCCCTCTAGTTTATTTTCAGTTCAGTCAGGGAGCTAAGGCGAATAATACAATCATTACTGCTCCCAGAAATATTCAGCCTAATTTGATATATACTCTACGTCGATTCCGAAATTGGCTAGTTAATGATGCTATTGCTATTTGGACTATTTTGTTTTTATTTTCACTAGCATTCCCAGTTATTCTCATAATTAGAGGTGGGCTGACTTATCAACCAAGATTTATGTTTTGGGCTAATATTTTTATGATTGTTATTCTTGCCCTAATTATTGCGCGGACTAATTATATTATTTCTTCAATAAGAAATAGAAAATTAGGGAAACAGTTAGTGATTGTAAGTCTGACATTAGTAACAGTGTTCTCTCTTTCATCTGGATTTTCTTATGCAAGTGCAAGTGTGAAAATCCAGAAAATGCCATCTGATGTCAAGGATGTGGTTCATTTTATATCTGAACATCAAGTATCAAACACTCGCATAGCATTTGATTTTTTAAGATGGGAAGAATATAGTTTAGCTGCTTATTTATTAGATCCGAAAATTAAGACGGTTGCAACTCAATTTTCCTTGAGATGGACTGTGTTTCCGCGAGAGATTGATCCAGAAGTGACATCTTTGTTAAGTGAAAAATTTGATATCCCTGCGCCGGAAAATACACCAGAAGGACAAGTGGCTATTGTACACGCTTATATTCATGCTAAACATCCTGGATATTTTGTCATAGCCAGTAATAGTTTGTATGAAAAGCTCAAGCAAAAATATAAAAATCAAGAGATAGTCAATGGTGCTGGGACAATTAACCGTCTGCGAAAGTACTTAACTCCAAAAGATACTGCTAATTCAATCTTTGATTTTCAATCGCCTTATATTTTGCCTGACAAGAAAATTATCTTGACGAAAGTTTATGAGAATGATTCTTTTATTGTTCTTAAAAATGTCAGAATTCAGGAGCCAGAAGTCAGGATTCAGAATGTTGGTATATGA
- a CDS encoding MoaD/ThiS family protein, translated as MSTSAITVTVKLFAAYQEAFGLSELVLELPEGTPVQAVCDRLIAERPELAKWRDITRFGINLIFVEPETLLHNGDEVVLIPPVSGG; from the coding sequence ATGTCTACATCTGCAATCACTGTCACAGTAAAATTATTTGCTGCTTATCAAGAAGCTTTTGGGTTGTCAGAATTGGTGCTGGAACTTCCTGAAGGTACACCAGTGCAAGCCGTGTGCGATCGCCTGATTGCAGAACGTCCAGAACTCGCTAAATGGCGCGATATCACCCGCTTTGGTATCAATTTGATTTTTGTTGAACCAGAGACATTACTCCACAATGGTGATGAAGTGGTACTAATTCCGCCTGTGAGTGGCGGGTAG
- a CDS encoding DUF1772 domain-containing protein, giving the protein MISFDHWPFILKLGATLGCGLVAGVFFAFSTFVMNALARLQPKAGIVAMQSINITAINPLFMVALFGTALACLVLAIASFSKLHQPSAAYLLFGSLLYLIGTVGVTIAFNVPLNDALAIVDPDSTEGANLWTRYLSDWTFWNHIRTIAAFGATILLILALRQPSGR; this is encoded by the coding sequence ATGATCAGTTTTGACCACTGGCCTTTTATACTCAAACTTGGCGCTACCTTGGGCTGTGGGCTAGTGGCGGGAGTCTTTTTTGCTTTTTCGACTTTTGTGATGAATGCACTGGCTAGACTCCAGCCCAAAGCCGGGATTGTTGCTATGCAGTCCATTAATATCACAGCAATCAATCCGTTGTTTATGGTGGCACTTTTCGGCACAGCTTTAGCTTGTTTGGTTTTAGCGATCGCTTCATTTTCCAAGTTACATCAACCCAGTGCAGCCTACTTGCTGTTTGGCAGCCTACTTTACCTGATTGGCACGGTTGGGGTAACGATCGCCTTCAATGTACCTCTAAATGATGCCTTGGCGATCGTTGATCCAGATAGCACCGAGGGCGCAAATTTATGGACTAGATATCTGAGCGACTGGACATTTTGGAATCACATCCGCACAATAGCAGCATTTGGGGCTACTATATTGCTGATTCTTGCCCTTCGCCAACCAAGTGGACGATGA
- a CDS encoding ATP-binding cassette domain-containing protein, with amino-acid sequence MAQVIVENVYKSFPPRKGDSSTTPERVENINVLRRINLTIADGEFMVLVGPSGCGKSTLLRLIAGLETLTGGNILVGDRLVNDLPPKERDIAMVFQNYALYPHMTVYDNIAFGLRRRELGTGVNERSQLPNWTENLLVEGTRKLPKGLRYVSAKERLIETQVHSVAQLLQIEMLLNRLPKQLSGGQRQRVALGRAIARNPQVFLMDEPLSNLDAKLRAETRAQIVKLQRQLGTTTIYVTHDQTEAMTMGDRIAIMNQGQIQQLASPLELYNRPANRFVAEFIGSPPMNFIPVEFSAPLLINHPLFRFTLPESWGKALQKYDKQTLILGIRPEHLNLSLPATKNLPVKVDLVENLGNDAFLSVRLTEPDSPIDPNAPYLQVRVPTDRQLKIGEQLWLSINPEKIHFFDPETELAIFPANDF; translated from the coding sequence GTGGCGCAAGTAATTGTAGAAAACGTTTATAAAAGTTTCCCTCCGCGTAAAGGCGACAGCAGTACAACCCCAGAACGTGTGGAGAATATTAATGTTTTGCGGCGAATTAACCTGACAATAGCCGATGGTGAATTTATGGTGCTGGTGGGGCCTTCTGGCTGTGGTAAAAGCACTCTGCTGCGGTTAATTGCAGGCTTAGAAACCCTGACTGGTGGCAATATTTTAGTAGGCGATCGCTTGGTGAATGATTTACCACCCAAAGAACGAGACATTGCAATGGTGTTTCAAAATTACGCCCTCTATCCCCACATGACGGTGTATGACAACATTGCTTTTGGGTTACGCCGCAGGGAATTGGGGACTGGGGTAAATGAACGCTCCCAACTCCCTAACTGGACAGAGAATCTTTTGGTTGAAGGAACGAGGAAATTACCGAAAGGGCTGCGTTACGTTTCTGCAAAAGAAAGATTAATTGAGACGCAGGTGCATTCTGTAGCGCAATTATTACAAATTGAAATGCTGCTAAATCGCTTACCCAAACAACTATCAGGGGGACAAAGACAACGGGTAGCATTAGGAAGAGCGATCGCGCGTAATCCCCAAGTATTTTTAATGGATGAACCATTATCAAATTTAGATGCCAAATTACGGGCAGAAACTCGCGCTCAAATTGTGAAATTGCAGCGACAATTAGGCACAACCACAATTTACGTTACCCACGACCAAACAGAAGCAATGACAATGGGCGATCGCATCGCCATCATGAATCAAGGTCAAATTCAACAACTTGCTTCTCCATTAGAACTATATAACCGTCCTGCTAACCGCTTCGTCGCTGAATTTATTGGTTCACCACCGATGAATTTTATCCCGGTAGAATTTTCTGCACCATTATTAATTAACCATCCCCTCTTTCGTTTCACCCTTCCCGAAAGTTGGGGAAAAGCCCTACAAAAATATGATAAACAAACCTTAATTTTAGGTATTCGTCCCGAACATCTGAACCTGAGTTTACCTGCTACTAAAAATTTGCCTGTCAAAGTAGATTTGGTAGAAAATCTCGGCAATGATGCGTTCTTGAGTGTCAGACTAACTGAACCAGACTCTCCAATAGACCCTAATGCGCCTTACTTGCAAGTCAGAGTTCCCACAGACCGACAGCTAAAGATTGGCGAACAATTATGGTTATCAATCAATCCCGAAAAAATTCACTTTTTCGACCCAGAAACAGAACTAGCCATCTTCCCTGCAAATGACTTTTAA
- a CDS encoding EndoU domain-containing protein, whose translation MSKLAFPLQISVGTFILFTVCVSSANSATITEDFEIGTKGSYAAANVVLRTGTWNFNDALLGNLSTDVKNGTQSARIRNSGILSMRFDRTTGAGSITVKHAKFGNDGNSSWGVWCSTNSGASYSPVGAIVNTNSTTLQTATITANIPGTVRCDIRKTDGTANRTNIDDIVITDYGSTSSLPPGSVPFFDNVNNSVSGLAYGSPADVTPPAPSLNSFDTAVVNLCGAPGTVVSRTGFQTLMNNNLTVLANIQNYVGGYLKPGRTSTVDFLNDLTDVWFNVAGFDHVFCGEPVQGGAIGGLHFVGRYLQLQNQGLAGRLNNNTSNEEVVPNTIYTIGAIMRVGSGTSQSSIKGYPYTLNAEEILSNASLGYKNNPNTTSTNQTCLLSVTDEGRTFKAVFVRRSGGIRTFYPDATPSGANCN comes from the coding sequence ATGTCTAAGTTAGCTTTTCCCTTACAGATATCAGTTGGAACATTTATCCTATTTACTGTTTGTGTAAGTAGTGCCAATAGTGCCACAATTACGGAAGATTTTGAAATTGGTACAAAAGGCAGTTACGCAGCAGCAAATGTTGTGCTGAGAACAGGTACATGGAATTTTAATGATGCTCTACTGGGGAATCTTAGCACTGATGTCAAAAATGGTACTCAATCTGCCCGTATCCGCAATAGTGGTATTCTCTCCATGAGATTTGACCGGACTACAGGTGCAGGTTCGATCACTGTCAAACACGCTAAATTTGGTAATGATGGTAATTCTAGCTGGGGCGTTTGGTGTTCAACTAACAGTGGCGCTTCTTACTCACCAGTAGGTGCAATTGTTAATACCAATTCTACAACCTTGCAAACAGCGACTATTACCGCCAATATTCCTGGTACAGTTCGCTGTGACATTCGCAAAACTGATGGAACTGCAAACAGAACCAATATTGATGACATCGTAATTACTGATTACGGTTCTACTTCTTCTCTACCCCCAGGTTCTGTACCTTTCTTTGATAACGTCAACAACTCTGTGTCTGGGTTGGCTTATGGTAGTCCGGCTGATGTCACGCCTCCCGCCCCATCTCTCAATAGCTTTGACACAGCAGTAGTGAATCTTTGCGGCGCTCCAGGTACAGTTGTGAGTCGCACTGGTTTCCAAACATTGATGAATAATAACCTCACTGTATTGGCAAATATTCAGAATTATGTGGGAGGATACCTCAAACCAGGTCGGACTTCCACAGTTGATTTCTTGAACGATTTAACCGATGTGTGGTTTAATGTCGCAGGTTTTGACCATGTATTCTGCGGTGAACCAGTACAAGGGGGTGCTATTGGTGGATTGCATTTTGTTGGTCGTTATTTACAGTTGCAAAATCAAGGTTTAGCTGGACGACTGAACAATAATACATCTAACGAAGAAGTCGTGCCGAACACAATCTACACTATAGGTGCGATCATGAGAGTAGGTAGTGGGACTTCTCAATCTAGCATTAAAGGTTATCCTTATACTTTGAATGCCGAGGAAATTTTGTCTAACGCATCTTTGGGTTACAAAAATAACCCCAACACTACCAGCACTAACCAAACCTGTCTTCTCAGTGTGACTGATGAAGGTAGAACTTTTAAAGCTGTATTTGTCAGAAGATCAGGTGGTATTCGGACTTTTTATCCTGATGCTACCCCTAGCGGCGCTAACTGTAATTGA
- a CDS encoding zinc metalloprotease HtpX, translated as MGNQFKTVALLGALSGLLIAISYWVFGGTGGLIIGIGLAAVTNLFSWYQSDKIALAVYRAQPVSAAQAPGLYRMVEKLAKRANIPMPGVYIVPGQTANAFATGRDPEHAAVAVTEGILNILPEDELEGVIAHELTHIINRDTLTQAVAATIAGAISFLAQMVSYSLWFSGGSRDDDRGGNPLGILLTVLLAPVAATVIQLGISRTREFSADAGAAKLTGNPRALARALQRLEATARQLPLDANPAFEPLLIINPISGKFLGNLFSSHPDTESRVEQLLKLEQQLSTKY; from the coding sequence ATGGGAAATCAATTTAAAACAGTTGCTTTGTTAGGTGCGCTCAGTGGTTTATTAATTGCGATAAGTTACTGGGTATTTGGTGGCACTGGCGGCTTAATTATTGGTATTGGTTTAGCAGCAGTAACTAATCTATTTTCTTGGTATCAATCAGATAAGATTGCATTAGCAGTATACCGCGCCCAGCCAGTGAGTGCTGCCCAAGCACCAGGGCTGTATCGGATGGTGGAAAAATTAGCTAAACGCGCTAACATCCCCATGCCTGGAGTTTACATCGTTCCTGGTCAAACTGCTAACGCCTTTGCAACAGGACGCGACCCCGAACACGCGGCTGTGGCTGTGACTGAAGGTATTTTAAATATTCTCCCCGAAGACGAGTTAGAAGGCGTGATTGCCCACGAATTAACGCACATTATCAATCGTGACACCTTAACCCAAGCAGTAGCCGCAACGATCGCCGGTGCGATTTCTTTTCTCGCCCAGATGGTGAGTTACAGTTTGTGGTTTAGCGGTGGTTCACGGGACGATGATAGAGGTGGCAATCCTTTAGGAATATTGTTAACTGTATTGTTAGCGCCAGTAGCTGCAACAGTAATTCAATTAGGTATATCGCGTACAAGAGAATTTTCTGCTGATGCTGGTGCTGCCAAATTAACAGGTAATCCCCGTGCATTAGCCCGCGCTTTGCAAAGATTAGAAGCCACAGCACGACAATTACCTTTAGATGCGAATCCAGCTTTTGAACCGTTATTAATTATCAATCCTATCTCTGGCAAGTTTTTAGGTAACTTATTTTCTAGTCACCCTGACACAGAATCACGAGTTGAACAATTGCTGAAATTAGAACAACAACTGTCTACAAAATATTAG